The window TAGAAAGATTATCGATTGTTTGTCCATCTTTTCCATCTAAAAATAATGGTGTTGCAGTTGGACCTGGAGCTACAGCATTAACTGTGATATCTTTACCATGCAATTCGCGAGCCAATATCATTGTCATTGATTCAACCGCCGCTTTACTTGCAACATATGCACCATATGTTGGAAATTTCGTGCGAGTAACTGAAGTAGAAAAATTAATAATTGCACCACCTTTGCGAACCCGTCGTGCCGCTTGTTGGGATATTACAAAAGTTCCTCGAATATTTGTGCGGTGCATTTTATCTAAATCAGCTAAGTTCAGCTCTGCGATAGAGCTGAGTAACATAATACCTGCTGTATTGATTACGACATCGATACCACCAAATTTTTCTTCAACTATATCGAAAGCTTCTTGCATAACTATTTCATCTGCAACATCTCCACTTATACTAATTGCTTTTCCGCCTTGCTTTACAATCTCATTTACTATAGTATCTGCTCTAAGTTTATTGCCAGAATAATGTACAGCAACAGCAAATCCATTATCGGCTAATTTTTTTACAATGGCGTGTCCAATACCGCCAGATCCTCCTGTAACAAGTGCAACTCGTAAATCAAGTGTTTCAGTAGATGTTTTTGTCATGATATTTCTCCTTTGTTATTAAAAATTTAGTTACATTTTTTACGATTTGTAACTTTACAACAACATCATTATACACTACTTAGTTACAAAATCAATACTTTGTAACTAAGTGGTGTATCCTGTATAATAAAACTTAGAAAAAACTAGGGGGACCCACAATGGCAATACTTACAGAAGAGAAAATTTTTTCTGTTACAGAAGAAATCATAATGAGAAAGGGAGTACAAAAAACCACTCTTTCTGATATTGCAAAAGAACTTGGAGTTACTCATGCCGCATTTTATAAACATTACAAAAATAAAGAGGATCTATTGCAGCAACTTGCACTCAAGTGGTTAGAAACTACTTCTAAGGAATTATTAGAATGGAAAGCCCCAAACGGTGTAAGTTCTGCTGTTGCACTTCACAATTGGCTCTGGCTTCTGGCTACTACAAAGAAAAAACTTTATCACGATGATAAACATATGTTTCGGTTATATACGGATTATTTAGAACGTACTCAAATCCTCGTTAAAGATCACTTAAAACAATTAGCGAAAAAAGCGGAATCCATTAGTGGATTAAAAAAATCTGGCCATGCTATTATTACAGCTTTTGTTTATTTCCATAATCCATATTTTGCAGACCGTTGGGATAATGAGTTTTACAAGGAGACTTTTGAAGATGTATGGAAGCTAATTGCTAACAAACTGCCATAAGCTAAGACTAAGAAGTAGTTTGGGTAGATCCAAAAAGTGGTTTGTTTTAATCTTTTAGGAGCACCCTTTTTTAGGTATCCCTCCTTTTTAAATGGCTACTCTATTATGTATTTATATATTAAAATAAACGCATCTAAAATATATTGCCCTTAACTTAACTCTAATTACAAAAAATTATAAAAATAAATCAGTATTATAAATGAGTTTTTTTCTTAAATATGAAAAAGACACACACCTTTAGGGAATTGTGTCTTACAAAAATCCGCTCAAAGTTAATGCTATCCAAATAATGGTTACTTACAAAAATGTTTAAGTTACCACATTAATGTTGTAGAACAATCAAGTAAATACCTTGTGTTATTCAATTATCAGGCCCAATTGTTGAATAACATGACTGGTGTATTATAAACAACTTTATTATCTCTGGACACGTATTTTGTGCAAATTTTTATGAATATACGAGGTTTCAGTGTTTATTGTTATTCATTTTATAAAAAAGATTGATTATTTCGGAAAGCGAATCTTCAACTAAACTGCTGCGTTAGTTGAAGTGTAACATTTCACAATGGATCGCCGAAACATACTTGATGTATTGGACGTGAAAATAGACCATCGAATGATGGTCTATTTTCACTAAAGAACTAGTTGAAACGATTGAGCAGGGTCTTCTTAAGTGTTGTTATTTTTCTTTTCTTGAAGAAATTAATTTTCATGGTAGTTGAATAAAGGTATCAAGAATAAACTAAAATCAAATCATATTCCTACTTCTCTCATTTTAACTGTAACTTCATCGACTCTATCTTCAATATCCTTCCCGTCAAACTTCGGAAGCTTCAACTCGCTCACGATTTTCCCGTCACGCATAAACATAATACGATCAGTCCGCGCCGCAACCTTTGCATCATGAGTTACAAGCATAAGCGCTGTTCCTTCCGCGTTGATTTCGGAAAATATGTCCATAATCTCCTCCGAAGATTTAGAGTTGAGCGCGCCAGTTGGTTCGTCACCGAAGATGATTTTCGGGTTGTTCATAAGCGCTCGGCATATTCCTGCACGCTGAAGCTGACCTCCCGAAACCTGTGTAATATCGCGCTGTTCAAGATCTCCAATGTCTACCCTTTGCATTAGCATTCTTGCCTTCTCCGATATTTTTGGTGCGTTTTTTCTGTTGTTTCGCATTGACGGAAGAATAATGTTATCGAGTATATTTAGATTTTTCAGCATAGTAGGCTGCTGAAATATAAACCCCATTTTTATTCTGCGTATTTCTGAAAGCTCTTTCTCCCCGACCTCCGTTAGATCCACACCATCAAAAACGACCTTACCGTCGTTGACGATGTCCATTCCACTCAAAGCAAACATTAGTGTAGATTTTCCTGATCCCGAAGGCCCCATAACTGCAACGAATTCCCCCTCATTTATTTCAACGGAGACTCCGTCGAGAACATTACGCTGTTCATCGTCCACGCCAAAAGATTTTACAATGTGATCACCGATAATAATCTTTTTCATATGCCTACTCCTTTATATTGTCAGAAATTTTTATTTTCCCCGCACCTGATGTGCCCAACATTGTAGCGATAAGAACCGCGACTATCATCATCAGCGGACTAAGCAAATATGCTGTAAGCGGATTAACTGTAAAATTAAAAGCTGACACTCCAAACGAAGCGATAAGCGCGCCAGCAAGGACCTCTCCGAGAGAGTTCGCGAGAAGCGTACCCAGAATAATTCCGACAATCAGAACGAAAACCGAACGAGAAACATACTGTGTCTTAATATCCGAGTTTGTAAAACTGAGCGCTTTCATGACAGCAATGGAATATCTGTCCTTTGCAATAAGCATTTTCATGAACAACAGTGTAACTAGTACCGTAATAATTAGTGCGACTGCAATTGCTGTGTAGGAAGCCATTTTAATGGAACTTAGTGTTGATCCGAGGGTCTGAGAAACAAATTCATCAATGTCGGAAGTCTTTGCAAAATCGAATTTATCCGAATATGCTAAAACCATGCTATCGATAAGTGATTTATCCGAAAGTTCAACACAGAAGATGGTCCAGATGACGCTCGCCAACTTGTCGATAAAAACAGCCTTTGCCGTTTTTCCGCCGTTGGTGACATCCGAATATATTCCGCTTACCGTGAGATCTTTCTCCTTCCCTTCAATCACCAGCGTTATGACCTCGCCGACATTTTTGCCAAGATCATCGGCGTTTATAGTAGAAAGCGAGATTTCGTTTTCTGCAGTAGGAGCTCTGCCCTCAGAATACTCTATAGGAAATGCCGAATGGTCACCAAGTTCAACTTTTATATTTTCCTCTGACCCGTTTCTCGTTATTACTTTAAAAGTCTTAGTTGTCATAACAGCATAATTAGAAACGGCACTGTCGCTGTCTATTGTCTTCACAATTTCATCGCTTTTGTCAGTTATATTGGTCTGTATGCGCAAATCGTAGTTTCCAATCCCCATATATTGGATGAAACTTTTTTCGGAAATCGTGTTGTAAAGGTTCTGCGGAACAATAATTATAAATGCTGAAATCACCAGTACCACAAGCATTGTGGCGTAAAGTCTTTTTCTTGCGAAGACATCCTTGATTCCGAGAAAAATATTCGTACTAAACAGTCTGTTTTGAAATAGGGAAAAACGCTTAGCGCCAGTCATTTTTTCCTGAGAAGTACCAAAGCGTATAGCTTCCGCAGCGGAAATTTTTCCAAAACGTTTCAGCACTCCATATACATAAGCAATAATTGCAAGAAATACAACTAGAATTCCAATAATTCCTAAAACAATTGCAAATGAAGAATTTTCGCTTTCGCCCATAAAAAGCCGTATATTTTCAAGAAGAATGCCTTGAAATATAAGCGAAAGAATAAAACCAAGAATACTACCTGCCGCCGCAATAGCTGCATATTTCGCAAGATAAATCTTCTTTATGTCTGAAAGATGAAGCCCTATTGCTTTCATAACACCAATTTCACGGTAGTCATCTTCAATTTTTGCAAGGAGCGTAAAACGTATGCTCATAAATGCGATGGTAACGACAAGTGCGCTTACAAGAAGGATAACCGCAATCATCATCCCATCTGAAATGGCGTTCATCGTTTTGAAAAGCGTATACGTAACTGTTGGTCCGTTTGCTTCAAGTTCAGCGGAAGCATAAGCTGTTTCAAATTCACCTATCGCTGAGAAATCCTTTAATCTAAACTCAATCAGATACTCGATACTTCCAAGGCCTTTAATTTCCTCAAGATCATTTATGCTTACAAGAAATCGCTTTGACGCGGAGAGCGAGGAATTCATAGTGGAATCACGGAGAAATCCCGCAACGGTAAATTCCTTCCCGCTTATTACCGCCTTGTCACCTACCTTAGTGGTGTTGTCCTTCATATAACTTATTGGGACATAAATTTCACCGTCGGAAACGTTGATGATATTACTGTTAAGATCAAGAAGATAATCGAATTTTTCATTTTGTATGCTGAAGCCGTTATCCTGAACACTATTCGCAAGTGAATTATCACCCAATAGTATCTGCGCACTGTCTATGTTAAGAAATTCAACCACCTGATAATCATCGACATTGCCATTATGCTCTGCAAATGATGCAAGCCGTGCAGTATCAATTTCACCCGAATGCATCTGCATAAAATGAGGCGTTTTTGCATTTTTCATAAGTGTATCTAACGAGCCCGAAAGATTGACGACAAGAATCGCTGCGAGCGAGACAAGCATAGCCGCAGAAGCAACAAATATCATTGTTGTCAACGTTATCGCTTTGCTCTTTAAAAAGTCATTCCATATTATTCTCTTATACATAAGTCACCTCCATATTAGTTTTTCTTTCATAATATAAATCTAACAGATAATTAAAAAAATATAGTACATCTCAAGACCGAGATTTGATGCACCTTAAGGTTGAAAATATATTCCAAATAATTGTCCTGTTCAAAAAAAGAGCATTGTTCCTTATCGGATCAATGCTCCTATTAGTCAAAGAATATTATTCATTATTTTATTAATCCCTCAAAACTTGCTTTCAGAACTACTTTCTCATTTTAATTTGTACATAAGGAAGATGCCCCCAATAATAGGAGCAGTATTCATTTAATGAATACTGCTCCACCTGTTTAGTTGCTTCTAAACTGTGTTTTTTTATGAAGTTTAAATTGCATGCATCAACAAATAAAGCACAAGCTTCGTCTCTTTATCTATTATTTTATTACCTAGGCTCAAGTATCGGTGGTTCCCTTGCGGGGCTGGCTTGGGAGCATGTAGGTTGGATCGGGGTAGTAGGGGTTATTATTCTAAGTGTTTCATTTGCACTGCTCCTTGTCACAAAAAATAAATAGGTATATTTAACCCATTAATAAATTAATGTGATGTGTAATTCATGATTATATTCAGCTAACGGGGTGCTTTAGTTGAACAAAAAAATTAAGGTAGCCTTGTTAAAAACAATCTAACAAGGCAATTTTGGTACTTCATTAATTATCTATTTAAACTGCTCATAATGATTAGCAACCCATCGCTTCTGATTTTCCGCAACGTATTGTTCAACCGCTATCAGCCTATTCACCAACTCTTCTTTTGTAAGATACATATACTTCTTTTATGTTTATCGGTTAGCCTAGTTATTGCATTTTTATGAATAAAACGTCTTTATTATCTATACACATTGGTTGAAAATTAATGCACGATCTAGCTCCCTTTAATTCTAATTAGACTTAAATCCAACTCCACATAAGGGGATTATAATTACTACATCTTTAGATTTCGAATACTT is drawn from Psychrobacillus sp. INOP01 and contains these coding sequences:
- a CDS encoding SDR family oxidoreductase, yielding MTKTSTETLDLRVALVTGGSGGIGHAIVKKLADNGFAVAVHYSGNKLRADTIVNEIVKQGGKAISISGDVADEIVMQEAFDIVEEKFGGIDVVINTAGIMLLSSIAELNLADLDKMHRTNIRGTFVISQQAARRVRKGGAIINFSTSVTRTKFPTYGAYVASKAAVESMTMILARELHGKDITVNAVAPGPTATPLFLDGKDGQTIDNLSKAAPLERLGTPEDIADTVKYLATSGRWINGQVIFSNGGLA
- a CDS encoding TetR/AcrR family transcriptional regulator is translated as MAILTEEKIFSVTEEIIMRKGVQKTTLSDIAKELGVTHAAFYKHYKNKEDLLQQLALKWLETTSKELLEWKAPNGVSSAVALHNWLWLLATTKKKLYHDDKHMFRLYTDYLERTQILVKDHLKQLAKKAESISGLKKSGHAIITAFVYFHNPYFADRWDNEFYKETFEDVWKLIANKLP
- a CDS encoding ABC transporter ATP-binding protein, encoding MKKIIIGDHIVKSFGVDDEQRNVLDGVSVEINEGEFVAVMGPSGSGKSTLMFALSGMDIVNDGKVVFDGVDLTEVGEKELSEIRRIKMGFIFQQPTMLKNLNILDNIILPSMRNNRKNAPKISEKARMLMQRVDIGDLEQRDITQVSGGQLQRAGICRALMNNPKIIFGDEPTGALNSKSSEEIMDIFSEINAEGTALMLVTHDAKVAARTDRIMFMRDGKIVSELKLPKFDGKDIEDRVDEVTVKMREVGI
- a CDS encoding ABC transporter permease, which encodes MYKRIIWNDFLKSKAITLTTMIFVASAAMLVSLAAILVVNLSGSLDTLMKNAKTPHFMQMHSGEIDTARLASFAEHNGNVDDYQVVEFLNIDSAQILLGDNSLANSVQDNGFSIQNEKFDYLLDLNSNIINVSDGEIYVPISYMKDNTTKVGDKAVISGKEFTVAGFLRDSTMNSSLSASKRFLVSINDLEEIKGLGSIEYLIEFRLKDFSAIGEFETAYASAELEANGPTVTYTLFKTMNAISDGMMIAVILLVSALVVTIAFMSIRFTLLAKIEDDYREIGVMKAIGLHLSDIKKIYLAKYAAIAAAGSILGFILSLIFQGILLENIRLFMGESENSSFAIVLGIIGILVVFLAIIAYVYGVLKRFGKISAAEAIRFGTSQEKMTGAKRFSLFQNRLFSTNIFLGIKDVFARKRLYATMLVVLVISAFIIIVPQNLYNTISEKSFIQYMGIGNYDLRIQTNITDKSDEIVKTIDSDSAVSNYAVMTTKTFKVITRNGSEENIKVELGDHSAFPIEYSEGRAPTAENEISLSTINADDLGKNVGEVITLVIEGKEKDLTVSGIYSDVTNGGKTAKAVFIDKLASVIWTIFCVELSDKSLIDSMVLAYSDKFDFAKTSDIDEFVSQTLGSTLSSIKMASYTAIAVALIITVLVTLLFMKMLIAKDRYSIAVMKALSFTNSDIKTQYVSRSVFVLIVGIILGTLLANSLGEVLAGALIASFGVSAFNFTVNPLTAYLLSPLMMIVAVLIATMLGTSGAGKIKISDNIKE